From the genome of Saccharomyces eubayanus strain FM1318 chromosome X, whole genome shotgun sequence, one region includes:
- a CDS encoding N-acetyltransferase family protein, with protein sequence METESTEWKSTANLHDGPAFXRPLADSIEPLQFKLIGLDTVATAFPVFNTKYVPNSLINYIFBLFNSEIEGGKTYPQLIKLTKQEFLDYWFHSFAVIVLQTDKKVIEENQDWNLVLLGTFYIKPNYAPRCSHNCNAGFLVNSSHRGQKIGYRLAQVYLNWAPLLGYKYSIFNLVFVTNQASWKIWDKLNFEKIGLIPRAGILKGSEEPVDAIIYGKDLTSIEPEFLSME encoded by the coding sequence atggaaacYGAATCCACYGARTGGAAGTCAACAGCAAATTTGCATGATGGCCCTGCTTTTTYCAGACCACTTGCTGATTCCATTGAGCCGTTACARTTTAAGCTTATTGGTTTGGACACAGTAGCGACTGCCTTCCCAGTATTCAACACCAAATATGTTCCGAATTCGCTTATTAACTATATTTTTRACTTATTTAATTCAGAAATTGAAGGCGGCAAGACTTATCCACAATTGATTAAGTTGACTAAACAGGAGTTCTTAGATTATTGGTTTCACTCTTTTGCCGTTATTGTTTTGCAAACTGATAAGAAAGTCATCGAAGAGAATCAAGACTGGAATCTCGTTCTCCTAGGTACATTCTACATCAAGCCTAATTATGCCCCGCGTTGCTCGCACAATTGTAACGCCGGTTTTCTGGTGAATAGTTCCCATAGAGGTCAAAAGATCGGCTATAGACTCGCACAGGTGTATTTGAACTGGGCCCCTTTGTTAGGGTACAARTAYTCTATTTTCAATCTTGTCTTTGTTACCAATCAGGCTAGTTGGAAAATCTGGGACAAATtgaactttgaaaaaatcggATTAATTCCTCGTGCTGGAATTCTAAAGGGTTCTGAAGAGCCTGTGGATGCTATTATTTACGGTAAAGATTTGACGAGCATAGAACCCGAATTTCTTTCCATGGAATAG